In Desulfonatronum sp. SC1, the genomic stretch CTAATTTTCGTCCGAAATATGAAAGGCGGCTCTTGGCTTGGTCCAATGCCCGGCCCAGGGCGGCTCCTTCGGGCGCGGCGTGGACCAGCGGCAGGGCATGGAACGCGCAAAGGGTTCCCGCATCCGTCTCACGGACTCGCTCCGCCATGGTCAGGACATCCTCCGCGCCGTCCAAAAGGTCGGTCGCGGCGACGATGCGACGGACCGTTCCGGATAAGGATCGATTGGGAGCCGTCGACGTTCCTGGCAAAGCGACGAGCACAGGACAGGCGGCTTCCCGGGCGATGAGCAGGGCGGTGTCCGTGGTCGAGGCGGAAAGCTCCCGCCGACAGTGCTCGGCGTCGCCCTGGTCGCCGATGACCACGAGATCCGGCTCCAAGAGGCGGACGGTCTTGAGAACCTCGATATGGACAAATCCGGAGCCGAGCATCACGTCCGCCGTCAACCCTTCGGGCATGTTCGCTTTGCAGAATGCCTCGATTTCGGCCCGACGGGCCGAGAGTTCCCGCTCGTCGGAAAGTTGGAGCACGCAACTTTTCTCACGCTCATGAGGAGCGCTGACATACTGGACCATGAAGCCTGACTTGTGTCGGGCCGCGACAGCCGCCGCCAACTGGAGGGCGGACGTGCCGTCGGCCTTGTCCGTCAGGGTCAGGAGTACCAACTTGAACATTTGCGCCTCCCGCGGAACTGTTCACATTTTTTGCGTCGGTGTTTGGAGCGGTTTACCGCTCCGGCTCGGAGCCGTTGGTCCTGCCCCGAGCCGATGTTTTATTCAGCAGGTTTGGACGAAGTGCCCGAAGACGTGCTCGAGGGGCCACGCGGAGAGCCGCCTGAAGAACGTCCTCTATTGCGTCCGCAACTTTGCCCGCCGGTTTCTTGTTCACCTTGGCGGCATGGTCCACGGCCCTTGCCGCTGCCTTTGTTTTTACCTTGGCCCATGGGGCCTGTTCCATCTTGGTTCGGCATAAACAGCGTCCTTTGGTTGTCATCCGTCTGACATTGCATAAGCAGCTTTCATGCCGCCAGAGAGTTGCCTGTATTTTGAGTGGGTTGACATCTTCCAGGGTTTGCATAGAAGTTGTCTGGGCGTAAAATTTGCCCGGTTTGTTTTGCTGGGCGCATTCTTCTCCCGATGGGAGAGAGGTTGATTGTCGAGTGAGGCGATAATGCATTTTTTACACGACATATCCTGTGAACATATCATGGACAGCCTTGCCGACGGGGTGTTCACCGTGGACAAGGACTGGAACATCACCTTCTTCAACCGCGCGGCCTGCGATATTACCGGCGTATTGAAGGACGAGGCCTTGGGGCGGAAGTGCTGGGAAGTCTTTCGATCCAGCATCTGCGACGGGGCCTGTGCCCTGAAGGCCTCTCTAGAAGCCGGGGAAAGCCGCGCCAATCGGTCGCTGTATTTCGTGCGTAGCGATGGCACCAGGGTGCCTATCAGCATCAACGCCGCTCCGTTGCGGGACCGGCGCGGCAAAATCGTGGGCGGAGTGGAGACGTTTCGTGACCTTTCGGCGCTGCGTCAGATCCAGAAAAAGCTGGATGGGTTGTACCGGGTGGAAGACATCATCAGCAGGAGCCCGGTGTTTCAGCGGACCTTGAGCATCCTGCCCCAGATCGCGGCCAGCGGTTCCACGGTGCTGCTGCTGGGTGAGTCGGGTACGGGCAAGGAACTGGTGGCCCGGGCGATCCACAATTTGAGCGGCCGCAACGGGAAGCCGTTCGTGGCCGTGAATTGCGGGGCTCTGCCGGAGCAATTGCTGGAAAGCGAGTTGTTCGGCCACAAGGCCGGGGCTTTTACGGACGCCAAGCGGGACAAGCCTGGCCGGTTCCAGGCTGCCGACGACGGAACTCTGTTCCTCGACGAAATCGGCGATATGCCCCTGCCTCTGCAGGTCAAGATTCTGCGCGTCTTGCAGGAAAAGGTGGTCGAGCCTCTGGGCGCGGTGCGCGGTGTGCCGGTGAACGTCCGGGTCGTCGCGGCCACCAACAAGGATCTGGAGGAGATGGTCGCCCGTCAGGATTTCCGGGGAGATCTCTATTACCGACTGAACGTGGTTCGGCTGGTCCTGCCGCCCTTGCGGGAGCGTCCGGAGGACGTTCCGCTGCTGGTTGAGCATGTGGTCAAACGCCAAAACGTCTTGACCGGCAAGGACATTCAGGGGGTGACGGAGGAGGTGATGCGCCTGCTGGTGCGCCATCCGTTCCCGGGCAACGTCCGGGAGCTGGAAAACATCATCGAGTACGCGTTCATCCTTTGTCCTGGGGGGGTGATCAAGCCGGAGCATCTGCCCGAGGGGCTGTTTCTCGACACCCCGGCCACGCCGACCGTGACCATGTGCGGCACCATGGCCGATATCAAGCAGCAGGCCGCGGCCCAGGCACTGGCCCGCAACAACGGCCGGGTCATGGCCGCATGCCGCGAGTTGGATGTGTCCAAGGACACTCTGCGGCGGTTGCTGCGTCGGTGATGGTTAAATATCGTAACCGTTCAAAAACTTGAGGTAAACATGACCTGGATTCCCGCCTTCGCGGGAATGACGAGCTTGAAGAAGCGTGCCTATTGAAATCATTCCCGCGAAGGCGGGAATCCAGGTTTTTTTATACGTCATATCTGGAGATGCGCCTCGACCTTCCCTCTCCCTCCTCGTTTTATGCACTGCCGGTTTCTCATCATGAGGCCCGGCATCCATCTTCATTCCTCACGCATTGATCCGGGCGAATTTTTCGTCCATTGCTTTGCACCAGGCTAGTTGGTTTCTCCTTACGTGCTGGAACAAATGGTTATTTTTGCTTGGCATGCAATGTGCCAAGTGAAGGGATAAATCATCAGTGTGACTTTTTTCCCCCCGAAGCATTTCGGAGAAAGATCGATGCGAGTGTGTTTGGCCTGCTACGGGAACCGTATCGCAACATTACTGGATACGGCCACGTCGCTTCACCTCTATGATCATGAATGGTCAGATGAGGCGATGCGCGACATTCCGGAGCAGGTGCTACCGGAGTCGAGTCATGGGCCGGAAATGCACGTGTTGCCGAGTACGGTTCGTGATCTTGGTATGATGGGATTTGCGCGGACCCTGGTGCAGTTGGATGTCCAATGGTTGCTCTGTGGCGGCTTGGCCTGTTCGGACAGGGAAGTCCTGACTTTCGCCGGGATACAGGTGGAGCCGTGGATTGGTGGCAAAGCGAATGAAGTGGCGCAAGCCTGGTTTACAGGTCGCGTTCGGTCCTACAAAATGCCTGGCCTTGGAAGATGTGACTGTCCAGCAGGGCGAGGACGGCGACGAACAACTAGAAGGAGTTCGAAAATGCAGATGAAACGCATTGCGGTTTCCAGTGAAGGCCCTCTCCTGGACGACATGGTGGATCCACGGTTCGGCAGGGCGGCGGGCTTCGTCGTCGTGGAGCAAGTCGGAAACGCTTCAAGCTACATTGACAATGGCGCATCCCAGGTCATGGCCCAAGGCGCGGGGATCCAGGCGGCGCAAAATCTAGCCAATGCCGGGGTGGAAGTGGTGATCAGCGGGTTTGTCGGCCCGAAGGCTTTTCAAGCTCTTTCCGCCGCGGGAATCCAGGTCATCCAAAATGTGGAGGGCGTGACCGTGGGGCAGGCCGTGGAACGGTTCAAGCGTGGCGAACTGACCGTGGCCGATGCGCCCAACTCCCAGGCGCATGGTGGAGCAGGTCGAGGGAGTGGGCAAGGGAGCGGTCAAGGACGCAGCCAGGGAGCGCGGCGGTGATCTTCGCTGTTGCCAGCGGCAAGGGGGGGACGGGGAAAACCACGGTCACCGCCTCCCTGGCCGCCATTTGGGAGGGACCGCTGACTCTCGTGGATCTGGACGTGGAAGAGCCCAATCTGCATCTGTTCCTGAAGCCCGAGGTGGCACGGGAGACCGCGGCCATGCTGGAGGTTCCGGTCCACGATTCGGAAAAGTGCACCCTGTGCGGGGAGTGCGCCACGTTTTGCCAATACAAGGCCTTGGCAATCATGGGCAAAACCATGTTGTTCTATCCGGAAATGTGCCACGGTTGCGGCGGGTGTCTGAAAATCTGTCCCGAGAGTGCTCTCAGTCCGGGCGGACGGGAGCTGGGACAGATCGTCGAGGGCCAAACGGAGTTCGGACGTTTTGTGATGGGCCGGTTGCGGGTGGGTGAAGCCATGAGTCCGCCACTGATGCAGCAGGTCAAGCAGCGGGTAAAGGAGCAAACGAGTCATGCTGGGATGCCTAATGGCGTACTGGGCGATGTGCTGATTGACGCCCCTCCGGGGGTGAGTTGTCCGGCGATGCACGCCGTGATGGACGCGGACGCGATCCTGCTGGTCACCGAGCCCACGCCTTTCGGGCTGTATGATTTTCGTCTGGCCGTAGAAGCCTTTTCCGGGCTGAAAAAACCCATGGGTGCGGTGATCAACCGGGTCGGCATCGGGGACCAAGGCGTGGACGACTACTGTCGGGCCACCGGCATTCCAATCTGGGCCCACATTCCCAATAGCATCCTCGCGGCCAAAGCCTATTCGCGGGGGGAGATCGTCGCCAGAGAGCTGCCGGAACTGAAAATGATTTTTCAGGAGTTGAAAGAGCGGATGCGGGCCGCCGTCACCGTGTCCCGGGAGGTGGAACGTGCGTGAGATCGTGGTGATCAGTGGCAAGGGCGGCACGGGCAAGACCAGCATCACGGCAGCGTTCGCGCATTTGGCTGAAAGCGTCATTGTCTGCGACCTGGATGTGGATGCGCCGGACCTGCACATGCTGTTGGCCCCGGTTGTCGAGGAAGAGCATGCGTTTCGCTCCGGGCACGAAGCGGTGATCAATCAAGAGCGGTGCACGAAATGCGGCGTGTGCGCGGAACTCTGCCGTTTTGGGGCCGTGCGCGAAGACCAGGGGAAGTATGTCGTTGACTCGTTGCGGTGCGAGGGCTGCAAGGTCTGTGTCCATTTCTGTCCGGATCAGGCCGTGGATTTCGTGGAAAAGCATTGTGGGCAGTGGTTTTCTTCAACCATGCGTTTCGGGCCGATGATCCATGCACAGTTGTTTCCAGGGGAAGAAAACTCCGGACGGCTCGTGGCCCTGCTCAAGAAAGAAGCCCGCCAGCGCGCCAAAAAACAAGGACTGTCCCTGATCTTGTGCGACGGAACGCCGGGTATAGGGTGCCCGGTCATCAGCTCGCTTTCCGGGGCGAACCTGGCGGTGGTGATCACCGAGCCGACCCCCTCCGGACGTCACGACCTGGAGCGCGTGGCCGACCTATGCCACCATTTCCGCATCCCCGTGGCCGTAATCGTGAACAAGTTTGACCTGAATCTCGATAACAGCCGGGAGATCGGCGTGTACTGCCGCGAGCAGGGGCATGGCCTGTTGGGCATGCTGCCCTACGATGAGCAGATGACCAAGGCCATGATTCTGGGCAAGTGCATCACGGAAATGCCGGCCTCTCACTTTGGCGACGAATTGCGCGGGATATGGGAGAAGATTGTCGCCTATCCCGTTGGGCCGTTGCGTCTCGCTTAACTGTTGCAACGCAACGCGTATTGGTTTCTTAAATTGCTAACTGC encodes the following:
- a CDS encoding universal stress protein — protein: MFKLVLLTLTDKADGTSALQLAAAVAARHKSGFMVQYVSAPHEREKSCVLQLSDERELSARRAEIEAFCKANMPEGLTADVMLGSGFVHIEVLKTVRLLEPDLVVIGDQGDAEHCRRELSASTTDTALLIAREAACPVLVALPGTSTAPNRSLSGTVRRIVAATDLLDGAEDVLTMAERVRETDAGTLCAFHALPLVHAAPEGAALGRALDQAKSRLSYFGRKLVLPLSTKFAVREGDPSVEILKYARESEADLIVLAPDYYTGAPGSQKMESRVSSQVIAGARCPVMLVGPDALAGRFQKQRQTTRKA
- a CDS encoding sigma-54-dependent Fis family transcriptional regulator → MHFLHDISCEHIMDSLADGVFTVDKDWNITFFNRAACDITGVLKDEALGRKCWEVFRSSICDGACALKASLEAGESRANRSLYFVRSDGTRVPISINAAPLRDRRGKIVGGVETFRDLSALRQIQKKLDGLYRVEDIISRSPVFQRTLSILPQIAASGSTVLLLGESGTGKELVARAIHNLSGRNGKPFVAVNCGALPEQLLESELFGHKAGAFTDAKRDKPGRFQAADDGTLFLDEIGDMPLPLQVKILRVLQEKVVEPLGAVRGVPVNVRVVAATNKDLEEMVARQDFRGDLYYRLNVVRLVLPPLRERPEDVPLLVEHVVKRQNVLTGKDIQGVTEEVMRLLVRHPFPGNVRELENIIEYAFILCPGGVIKPEHLPEGLFLDTPATPTVTMCGTMADIKQQAAAQALARNNGRVMAACRELDVSKDTLRRLLRR
- a CDS encoding NifB/NifX family molybdenum-iron cluster-binding protein, producing MQMKRIAVSSEGPLLDDMVDPRFGRAAGFVVVEQVGNASSYIDNGASQVMAQGAGIQAAQNLANAGVEVVISGFVGPKAFQALSAAGIQVIQNVEGVTVGQAVERFKRGELTVADAPNSQAHGGAGRGSGQGSGQGRSQGARR
- a CDS encoding ATP-binding protein, giving the protein MIFAVASGKGGTGKTTVTASLAAIWEGPLTLVDLDVEEPNLHLFLKPEVARETAAMLEVPVHDSEKCTLCGECATFCQYKALAIMGKTMLFYPEMCHGCGGCLKICPESALSPGGRELGQIVEGQTEFGRFVMGRLRVGEAMSPPLMQQVKQRVKEQTSHAGMPNGVLGDVLIDAPPGVSCPAMHAVMDADAILLVTEPTPFGLYDFRLAVEAFSGLKKPMGAVINRVGIGDQGVDDYCRATGIPIWAHIPNSILAAKAYSRGEIVARELPELKMIFQELKERMRAAVTVSREVERA
- a CDS encoding ATP-binding protein, with the protein product MREIVVISGKGGTGKTSITAAFAHLAESVIVCDLDVDAPDLHMLLAPVVEEEHAFRSGHEAVINQERCTKCGVCAELCRFGAVREDQGKYVVDSLRCEGCKVCVHFCPDQAVDFVEKHCGQWFSSTMRFGPMIHAQLFPGEENSGRLVALLKKEARQRAKKQGLSLILCDGTPGIGCPVISSLSGANLAVVITEPTPSGRHDLERVADLCHHFRIPVAVIVNKFDLNLDNSREIGVYCREQGHGLLGMLPYDEQMTKAMILGKCITEMPASHFGDELRGIWEKIVAYPVGPLRLA